The nucleotide sequence GCCTGCGACGGATCGGCATCGATGAGATCTCCTACAAGAAGGGCCACCGCTACCTCACGATCGTGGTCGACCACGACACCGGCCGGCTCGTCTGGGCCGCCCCGGGCCGGGACAAGGCGACCCTGGCGGCGTTCTTCGAGGCCCTCGGGCCCGACCGGTGCGCCGAGATCACCCACGTCAGCGCCGACGGGGCGGACTGGATCGCCGCCGTGGTCGCCGAGCGGTGCCCGAACGCGGTGCGGTGCGCTGATCCGTTCCACATCGTCAAGTGGGCCACCGAGGCCCTGGACGAGGTCCGTCGCCAGGCGTGGAACGAGGCCCGTGGCGCGGTCCGGCAGCGCCGGGCCGGGCGGGCCGGCGGGCACGCCAAGGCGCTCAAGCACGCCCGGTACGCGCTGTGGAAGAACCCCGAGAACCTCACCACCCGGCAGCAGGCCAAGCTCGCCTGGGTCGCCAAGACCGACCCGCGCCTGCACCGGGCCTACCTGCTCAAGGAAGGACTGCGCCTGGTCTTCCAGCTACCCGCCGACGAGGCCGAGACGGCCCTGGAACGCTGGATCGGCTGGGCCCGACGTTGCCGCATCCCCGCCTTCGTCGAGCTCCAACGCCGCATCGTCAAGCACAAGGCCTCGATCCTCGCCGCGATCGAGCACGGCCTGTCCAACGGACGTATCGAGTCCGTGAACACGAAGATTCGGCTCATCACCCGCGTCGCCTTCGGCTTCAAGTCCCCCGAAGCCCTCATCGCCCTGGCCATGCTCAACCTCGGCGGCCACCGACCCGTCCTACCGGGCCGGAAATGACCCACGGATCAGTCAGGAGAGCCATAAATATGCAACTGACGGAATATCAGCCCCCCGAGGGCCCCTTGACAGCCCCTCTGCGCCTGCAGCGACGGCCACCGGCAACCATCGCTCCGCCGTCGAATCCCGGGTCGAACGCGACTCAGGTCACGGCCTCGGCCGTCGATCGTGACCTTCGCCCATACCCCTGTGACGGAGGTTGTCCACACCGGCAGATCAGACACCATGACAGCAAATCCGGCCAGTAGCGTGCATTTCATCCACGCGCCCACGACTCAGAGATCGATTCGTCACCCGATCTCAAATGTGAGATGGACGGGCAAGAATTCGTCGACCCATGATTTGACGCGAGGGGGGCTCCCGTCGTTGACTCTTCCGTAGCCGATTCGTGATCGAACCGTGATCTGACCGAGAGGTCGGGA is from Micrococcus luteus NCTC 2665 and encodes:
- a CDS encoding ISL3 family transposase; the encoded protein is MRNASLWRSLLGVEKTVVEGIEFDEDDQLLVAHVRPRARVRGRCGRCGRRSPGYDRGEGRRRWRALDLGTVQVYLEADAPRVACREHGPTVAAVPWARHGAGHTVVFDEQVAWLATQCSKSAVTELMRIAWRTVGAIITRVWADVEALGDRFAGLRRIGIDEISYKKGHRYLTIVVDHDTGRLVWAAPGRDKATLAAFFEALGPDRCAEITHVSADGADWIAAVVAERCPNAVRCADPFHIVKWATEALDEVRRQAWNEARGAVRQRRAGRAGGHAKALKHARYALWKNPENLTTRQQAKLAWVAKTDPRLHRAYLLKEGLRLVFQLPADEAETALERWIGWARRCRIPAFVELQRRIVKHKASILAAIEHGLSNGRIESVNTKIRLITRVAFGFKSPEALIALAMLNLGGHRPVLPGRK